In Achromobacter spanius, the following proteins share a genomic window:
- a CDS encoding alpha-hydroxy acid oxidase, with product MTANLSTITCIEDLRVVAQKRVPRMFYDYADSGAWTEGTYRANESDFHKIKLRQRVAVNMEGRSLRTTMVGHDVVMPLAISPTGLTGMQHADGEILAAKAAADFGVPFTLSTMSICSLEDVAEATRKPFWFQLYVMRDREFVANLIDRAKAAGCTALVLTLDLQILGQRHKDIKNGLSTPPKPTLRNLINLATKPRWCMGMLGTKRRTFGNIVGHAKGVSDLSSLSAWTAEQFDPRLSWDDVEWIKQRWGGKLIIKGILDVEDAQLAANSGADALIVSNHGGRQLDGAMSSIAALPAIADAVGSKIEVWMDGGIRSGQDILKAVSLGARGTMIGRAFLYGLGAYGQAGVTRVLELLYKEMDTTMALCGRRNIEVGDRSILLPGTYPT from the coding sequence ATGACCGCTAACCTTTCTACGATCACCTGCATCGAAGATCTGCGAGTCGTCGCGCAAAAGCGCGTGCCGCGCATGTTCTACGACTACGCCGATTCCGGCGCCTGGACCGAAGGCACCTACCGCGCCAATGAAAGCGATTTCCACAAGATCAAGCTGCGCCAGCGCGTGGCGGTGAACATGGAAGGCCGGTCGCTGCGCACCACGATGGTGGGCCATGACGTGGTGATGCCGCTGGCGATTTCGCCCACCGGCCTGACCGGCATGCAGCATGCCGATGGCGAGATCCTGGCGGCCAAGGCCGCGGCGGATTTCGGCGTGCCGTTCACCTTGTCCACAATGAGCATCTGCTCGTTGGAAGACGTGGCCGAAGCCACCAGGAAGCCGTTCTGGTTCCAGCTCTACGTGATGCGCGACCGCGAGTTCGTGGCCAACCTGATCGACCGCGCCAAGGCCGCCGGCTGCACCGCGCTGGTGCTGACGCTGGACTTGCAGATCCTGGGCCAGCGCCACAAAGACATCAAGAACGGTCTGTCGACGCCGCCCAAGCCCACGCTGCGCAACCTGATCAACCTGGCGACCAAGCCGCGCTGGTGCATGGGCATGCTGGGCACCAAGCGCCGTACCTTCGGCAACATCGTCGGGCACGCCAAGGGCGTCAGCGACCTGTCGTCGCTGTCGGCCTGGACGGCCGAACAATTCGACCCGCGCCTGAGCTGGGACGACGTGGAATGGATCAAGCAGCGCTGGGGCGGCAAGCTCATCATCAAGGGCATCCTGGATGTGGAAGACGCGCAACTGGCCGCCAACAGCGGCGCCGACGCGTTGATCGTCAGCAACCACGGCGGGCGCCAACTGGACGGCGCCATGTCGTCGATCGCCGCGCTGCCGGCGATTGCGGATGCGGTGGGTTCGAAGATTGAAGTCTGGATGGACGGCGGCATCCGTTCCGGCCAGGACATCCTGAAGGCGGTGTCGCTGGGCGCGCGCGGCACGATGATCGGCCGTGCCTTCCTGTACGGCCTGGGCGCGTATGGCCAGGCGGGCGTCACCCGCGTGCTGGAGCTGCTGTACAAGGAAATGGATACGACGATGGCGCTGTGCGGCCGCCGCAATATCGAGGTGGGCGATCGCAGTATTCTGCTGCCGGGCACGTATCCGACGTGA
- a CDS encoding phytanoyl-CoA dioxygenase family protein, translating into MEETSLLSEAETARYRDQGYLALKDMCPQDEVGYIRRTLLDLFANKTGYNEGAQYDFVSRDDPSKPAKFPSLHDPRHYAPGLLKTTYHERTLDLARQLLGEEAALYGEHALLKPGPFGPETPWHQDEAFRSPDFVYNELSIWLALQPATVENGCMQFIPGSNKWDVLEHRSPGGDKSLHPLECCGDFRRDQAVAEPLDPGGITVHDARTLHFTGPNTSPSPRLAYILIYNTPPVYKPGRREFPWLEGRWTDSQTRKKQWHKRGGLAVDVMRRLPGARLTSPRWVAWATIRAVSKVWPR; encoded by the coding sequence ATGGAAGAGACCAGTTTGTTGTCGGAAGCTGAGACAGCGCGCTACAGGGATCAGGGCTACCTGGCCCTGAAGGACATGTGCCCGCAGGATGAGGTGGGCTACATCCGCCGCACCCTGCTGGACTTGTTCGCGAATAAAACGGGATACAACGAGGGTGCGCAGTATGACTTCGTCAGCCGCGACGACCCGTCCAAGCCCGCGAAGTTTCCAAGCCTGCACGATCCGCGTCATTATGCCCCCGGTCTGCTGAAGACGACTTACCACGAGCGTACGCTGGACCTGGCGCGGCAATTGCTGGGCGAAGAGGCGGCGCTTTATGGCGAGCACGCACTGCTCAAGCCTGGCCCGTTCGGCCCGGAAACGCCGTGGCACCAGGACGAGGCGTTCCGCTCGCCCGACTTCGTCTACAACGAGCTGAGCATCTGGCTGGCGCTGCAACCCGCCACCGTGGAAAACGGCTGCATGCAGTTCATCCCCGGGTCCAACAAATGGGACGTGCTGGAGCATCGTTCACCCGGCGGCGACAAGAGCCTGCATCCGCTGGAATGCTGCGGCGACTTCCGGCGCGACCAGGCGGTGGCCGAACCGCTGGATCCGGGCGGCATCACCGTCCACGACGCCCGCACGCTGCACTTCACCGGGCCGAACACGTCGCCGTCACCGCGGCTGGCGTACATCCTGATCTACAACACGCCGCCGGTCTACAAGCCGGGGCGCCGCGAATTTCCGTGGCTGGAAGGCCGCTGGACCGATAGCCAGACGCGCAAGAAGCAGTGGCACAAGCGCGGCGGGCTGGCCGTGGATGTGATGCGCCGCTTGCCTGGCGCGCGGCTGACCAGCCCGCGTTGGGTGGCGTGGGCAACCATACGCGCGGTCAGCAAGGTCTGGCCGCGATAG
- a CDS encoding acylphosphatase, translating into MHDPRTDSPIETVLVSVSGTVQGVGYRHATVRRAHMLGVTGWVQNLLDGTVEALVQGTPDQVDHMLEWLRRGPPGASVQEITTRREYTDKRYIRFEQV; encoded by the coding sequence ATGCACGACCCTAGAACCGACTCCCCTATCGAAACCGTCCTCGTGTCCGTCAGCGGCACGGTGCAAGGCGTGGGGTATCGCCACGCCACCGTGCGGCGCGCCCACATGCTGGGTGTGACGGGCTGGGTGCAGAACCTGCTGGACGGCACGGTCGAAGCCCTGGTGCAGGGCACGCCCGACCAGGTGGATCACATGCTTGAGTGGTTGCGGCGCGGCCCGCCGGGCGCGTCCGTACAGGAAATCACGACGCGCCGGGAATACACCGACAAGCGTTACATCCGCTTCGAACAGGTGTAG
- a CDS encoding EamA family transporter, with amino-acid sequence MSTTHLTRKDYFCALAVVVIWGLNFVVMKVGMRGLSPMMLGALRFALAAFPLILFVRRPQLPWQWIAAYGLVQGLGQFGLLFTALKFGMPAGMASLVIQTQAFFTLLLAAPVLGERARRHHWIGLGVAALGLAVIAGGRGEGPGQMTMLGFGLTLGAAFMWAASNMIVRRASRKAPGYDPFAFIAWSSAAPVLPFLLLAVLIDGWEPVVGMITGIGWGEALSVLYLAVLATLVAYTLWTGLLTRHPAAKIAPFSLLVPVVGLWAASMAFGEQLQPLQWLGAAGVLAGLIINQVGGRWLRSR; translated from the coding sequence ATGTCCACGACTCACCTCACCCGAAAAGACTATTTCTGCGCGCTGGCGGTTGTGGTCATATGGGGTCTTAATTTTGTAGTCATGAAGGTCGGCATGCGGGGCCTGTCCCCCATGATGCTGGGCGCGTTGCGATTCGCGCTGGCTGCCTTTCCCCTGATTCTTTTCGTGCGCCGGCCGCAACTGCCGTGGCAGTGGATCGCGGCCTACGGGCTGGTGCAGGGGCTGGGCCAATTCGGCCTGCTGTTCACCGCGCTGAAATTCGGCATGCCGGCCGGCATGGCTTCGTTGGTTATCCAGACCCAGGCATTCTTTACCTTGCTGCTGGCGGCGCCTGTGTTGGGCGAACGCGCTCGGCGGCATCACTGGATCGGCCTGGGCGTGGCCGCGCTGGGGTTGGCGGTGATTGCGGGCGGCCGGGGCGAAGGGCCGGGCCAGATGACCATGCTGGGCTTTGGGCTGACCCTGGGCGCTGCGTTCATGTGGGCAGCGTCCAACATGATCGTGCGGCGTGCCAGCCGCAAGGCGCCCGGCTACGACCCCTTTGCCTTCATTGCCTGGAGCAGCGCCGCGCCGGTGCTGCCGTTCCTGCTGCTGGCCGTGCTGATCGATGGCTGGGAGCCCGTGGTGGGCATGATCACCGGCATCGGCTGGGGCGAGGCGCTGTCGGTGCTGTACCTGGCGGTGCTGGCGACGCTGGTGGCGTACACGCTGTGGACAGGCTTGCTGACGCGCCACCCGGCGGCCAAGATCGCGCCGTTCTCGCTGCTGGTGCCGGTGGTGGGCCTGTGGGCGGCGTCCATGGCGTTTGGCGAACAGTTGCAGCCCTTGCAGTGGCTGGGCGCGGCCGGCGTGTTGGCGGGCCTGATCATCAATCAGGTCGGCGGGCGCTGGCTGCGCAGCCGCTGA
- a CDS encoding threonine aldolase family protein — protein sequence MTQRTPADHPAHPVDLRSDTVTHPTAAMYERMRTAPIGDDGLDGDPSVRALEAHVAALLGKEAGLFVPSCTMANLLAVLAQTQRNEQVVLESSAHMYTSERGAATFTGLFYQGVSGTDGAMDLNRLEEALLSGGHRLKTALVAMETSHNNAGGAVLPLEHMRAVYGMANAGGIPVHLDGARLFNAAVALGVPAAEITQYADTVSLCLSKGLSAPVGAVLVGSKAVMARSRTLRRMLGGTQRQSGIMAAAGLEGVQTMTHRLVEDHVRARRLSDGINRLAPALSATVPQTNIVQVETADSGMTNTQWVAALQAEGLLTRPWGRTRLRCVTHRHIEDEDIDSAVQAFAAVLEKR from the coding sequence ATGACCCAGCGGACTCCCGCCGACCATCCCGCCCATCCCGTCGACCTGCGCAGCGACACGGTGACCCATCCCACGGCGGCCATGTACGAACGCATGCGCACCGCCCCGATCGGCGACGACGGCCTGGATGGCGACCCTTCCGTGCGCGCACTCGAAGCCCATGTGGCGGCCCTGCTGGGCAAGGAAGCCGGGCTGTTCGTGCCCAGTTGCACGATGGCCAACCTGCTTGCCGTATTGGCGCAAACGCAGCGTAACGAGCAGGTGGTGCTGGAATCGTCCGCCCACATGTACACGTCGGAGCGCGGCGCGGCCACCTTTACGGGGCTGTTCTACCAGGGCGTGTCCGGCACCGATGGCGCGATGGACCTGAACCGGCTTGAAGAGGCGCTGTTGTCCGGTGGGCACCGGCTGAAGACGGCGCTGGTGGCGATGGAAACGTCGCACAACAACGCCGGGGGCGCCGTCCTGCCGCTGGAGCACATGCGCGCGGTGTACGGCATGGCCAACGCCGGCGGCATCCCCGTGCACCTGGACGGGGCGCGCTTGTTCAACGCGGCCGTGGCGCTGGGCGTGCCGGCGGCCGAGATCACGCAGTACGCCGACACGGTGTCGCTATGCCTATCCAAGGGCTTGAGCGCACCCGTGGGCGCGGTGCTGGTGGGCAGCAAGGCCGTGATGGCCCGCTCGCGCACGTTGCGCCGCATGCTGGGCGGCACGCAGCGCCAGTCGGGCATCATGGCGGCGGCCGGCCTGGAAGGCGTGCAGACGATGACCCACCGGCTGGTCGAAGACCACGTGCGCGCGCGCCGCTTGAGCGATGGCATCAACCGTCTGGCGCCGGCCTTGTCGGCCACGGTGCCGCAGACCAATATCGTGCAAGTCGAGACCGCCGACTCCGGCATGACCAACACGCAGTGGGTGGCGGCCTTGCAAGCCGAAGGCCTGCTAACGCGCCCCTGGGGCCGCACGCGCCTGCGTTGCGTCACCCATCGCCACATCGAGGACGAGGACATCGACAGCGCTGTCCAGGCCTTCGCGGCGGTGCTCGAAAAGCGCTGA